The following coding sequences are from one Neodiprion lecontei isolate iyNeoLeco1 chromosome 7, iyNeoLeco1.1, whole genome shotgun sequence window:
- the LOC107223497 gene encoding DNA-dependent metalloprotease dvc-1 isoform X2 has product MVDHTLELIDPTPNIYTLFVQFNTRYFWNKLLPVEVKWSKRMTTCAGVCSFHPRNKQCIITLSAPLLKLRPRKDLVETLLHEMIHGYLFLTNNNRDRDGHGPEFHKHMYRINKEAGTDISVYHDFHDEVRLYQQHWWRCNGPCQKRAPYFGTVRRAMNRAPGPNDNWWKMHQQTCGGQFIKVKEPQKEPAKGKKSAGKKLPDIVKSKDISDWLTKPDNRKNHTPLKTVAPPKKSANDHIVSKTVSKAVPSSSHPSTFTKLGNTSNNIHGWGTGGPSNLVNAPTTSNASTKTPKFRSNGVLGGSGRGKSNLLDKFPFSKAFESKKPTIVKPELKNDNGIAMNSEIVDLCETPNKRKSTSLVMTSNKMPKVDGEKVPEKTKCPVCDKPVSMSKLNDHLDECLISASGSDRNHSTPKSSKNRNNNLDDLSQASKINIESSPIVIDDSSGSDILLSPPIVDGKRKCLVCDDFIDPGVTLSDHLEACIGSAFTDDSIPEFEENDAENTNGDQPKEQSFPCPICMKFIKENNMNQHLDTCLSKDLLKNYAE; this is encoded by the exons ATGGTAGATCACACTCTGGAGCTGATTGATCCAACTCCGAATATTTATACGTTATTTGTACAGTTCAATACAAGATATTTCTGGAATAAGCTGTTGCCTGTTGAGGTTAAATGGAGCAAAAGAATGACGAC ATGCGCCGGTGTGTGTTCGTTTCACCCACGAAATAAACAGTGTATAATTACATTGAGTGCACCTCTTCTCAAATTACGGCCTAGGAAAGACCTTGTTGAAACACTTCTG CACGAAATGATTCACGGATATTTATTTCTCACAAACAATAACAGGGACAGGGATGGTCATGGTCCAGAGTTCCACAAACACATGTACCGGATAAACAAGGAGGCTGGAACAGACATAAGC GTATATCATGATTTTCACGATGAGGTGAGACTATATCAACAGCATTGGTGGCGCTGTAATGGTCCCTGCCAAAAACGGGCCCCGTATTTTGGTACTGTAAGGCGTGCAATGAATCGAGCCCCTGGGCCAAACGATAACTGGTGGAAAATGCACCAGCAGACATGTGGCGGACAATTTATAAAGGTTAAAGAGCCTCAGAAAGAACCAGCAAAGGGTAAAAAGTCTGCTGGAAAGAAACTTCCCGATATTGTAAAATCGAAAGATATCTCAGATTGGCTTACCAAACCTGACAATCGCAAAAACCATACACCTCTGAAGACAGTTGCACCGCCAAAGAAATCAGCCAACGATCATATCGTTTCTAAAACTGTTAGCAAGGCTGTCCCATCATCAAGTCATCCCTCTACATTTACGAAACTTGGGAATacttccaacaatattcacgGATGGGGCACAGGAGGTCCGAGCAATTTGGTAAATGCTCCAACGACCTCAAATGCTAGTACCAAGACTCCGAAATTTCGTTCAAACGGAGTTCTCGGCGGTTCTGGACGTGGAAAAAGCAATCTGCTGGATAAGTTTCCTTTTTCAAAGGCGTTCGAATCAAAAAAACCCACGATTGTAAAACCTGAATTAAAGAATGATAATGGTATTGCAATGAACAGTGAGATAGTTGATTTGTGCGAAACGCCAAACAAACGAAAAAGTACCAGTCTTGTTATGACTAGCAACAAAATGCCAAAGGTAGATGGTGAAAAAGTTCCGGAGAAAACAAAGTGTCCTGTGTGCGATAAACCTGTGAGCATGTCCAAGCTTAACGATCATCTTGACGAATGTTTAATATCTGCCTCAGGTAGCGATCGAAATCACAGTACTCCAAAATCGtcgaaaaatagaaataacaatcTGGATGACTTGTCTCAAGctagtaaaataaatatagaatCTAGTCCTATTGTTATAGACGACTCAAGTGGTTCAGACATCCTTCTGAGCCCGCCAATTGTTGATGGCAAACGAAAGTGTCTCGTTTGCGACGATTTTATTGATCCAGGTGTGACGTTGAGCGATCATCTGGAAGCATGCATTGGATCTGCCTTCACAGATGATTCCATTCctgaatttgaagaaaacgacgccgaaaatacaaatgGTGACCAACCGAAAGAACAAAGTTTTCCATGCCCCATTTGTATGAAGTTCATTAAGGAAAATAATATGAACCAACATTTGGATACCTGCCTTAGCAAAGACTTATTGAAAAACTATgctgaataa
- the LOC107223497 gene encoding DNA-dependent metalloprotease dvc-1 isoform X1, whose amino-acid sequence MNNVGDITLALEIHQRLNNNVGVTENAILPKNAQGKEYIPRTMVDHTLELIDPTPNIYTLFVQFNTRYFWNKLLPVEVKWSKRMTTCAGVCSFHPRNKQCIITLSAPLLKLRPRKDLVETLLHEMIHGYLFLTNNNRDRDGHGPEFHKHMYRINKEAGTDISVYHDFHDEVRLYQQHWWRCNGPCQKRAPYFGTVRRAMNRAPGPNDNWWKMHQQTCGGQFIKVKEPQKEPAKGKKSAGKKLPDIVKSKDISDWLTKPDNRKNHTPLKTVAPPKKSANDHIVSKTVSKAVPSSSHPSTFTKLGNTSNNIHGWGTGGPSNLVNAPTTSNASTKTPKFRSNGVLGGSGRGKSNLLDKFPFSKAFESKKPTIVKPELKNDNGIAMNSEIVDLCETPNKRKSTSLVMTSNKMPKVDGEKVPEKTKCPVCDKPVSMSKLNDHLDECLISASGSDRNHSTPKSSKNRNNNLDDLSQASKINIESSPIVIDDSSGSDILLSPPIVDGKRKCLVCDDFIDPGVTLSDHLEACIGSAFTDDSIPEFEENDAENTNGDQPKEQSFPCPICMKFIKENNMNQHLDTCLSKDLLKNYAE is encoded by the exons ATGAATAACGTCGGCGACATAACTTTGGCCCTGGAAATACACCAGAGGCTGAACAACAACGTCGGCGTCACGGAAAACGCGATTCTCccaaaaaat gCGCAGGGAAAGGAGTACATTCCTCGAACTATGGTAGATCACACTCTGGAGCTGATTGATCCAACTCCGAATATTTATACGTTATTTGTACAGTTCAATACAAGATATTTCTGGAATAAGCTGTTGCCTGTTGAGGTTAAATGGAGCAAAAGAATGACGAC ATGCGCCGGTGTGTGTTCGTTTCACCCACGAAATAAACAGTGTATAATTACATTGAGTGCACCTCTTCTCAAATTACGGCCTAGGAAAGACCTTGTTGAAACACTTCTG CACGAAATGATTCACGGATATTTATTTCTCACAAACAATAACAGGGACAGGGATGGTCATGGTCCAGAGTTCCACAAACACATGTACCGGATAAACAAGGAGGCTGGAACAGACATAAGC GTATATCATGATTTTCACGATGAGGTGAGACTATATCAACAGCATTGGTGGCGCTGTAATGGTCCCTGCCAAAAACGGGCCCCGTATTTTGGTACTGTAAGGCGTGCAATGAATCGAGCCCCTGGGCCAAACGATAACTGGTGGAAAATGCACCAGCAGACATGTGGCGGACAATTTATAAAGGTTAAAGAGCCTCAGAAAGAACCAGCAAAGGGTAAAAAGTCTGCTGGAAAGAAACTTCCCGATATTGTAAAATCGAAAGATATCTCAGATTGGCTTACCAAACCTGACAATCGCAAAAACCATACACCTCTGAAGACAGTTGCACCGCCAAAGAAATCAGCCAACGATCATATCGTTTCTAAAACTGTTAGCAAGGCTGTCCCATCATCAAGTCATCCCTCTACATTTACGAAACTTGGGAATacttccaacaatattcacgGATGGGGCACAGGAGGTCCGAGCAATTTGGTAAATGCTCCAACGACCTCAAATGCTAGTACCAAGACTCCGAAATTTCGTTCAAACGGAGTTCTCGGCGGTTCTGGACGTGGAAAAAGCAATCTGCTGGATAAGTTTCCTTTTTCAAAGGCGTTCGAATCAAAAAAACCCACGATTGTAAAACCTGAATTAAAGAATGATAATGGTATTGCAATGAACAGTGAGATAGTTGATTTGTGCGAAACGCCAAACAAACGAAAAAGTACCAGTCTTGTTATGACTAGCAACAAAATGCCAAAGGTAGATGGTGAAAAAGTTCCGGAGAAAACAAAGTGTCCTGTGTGCGATAAACCTGTGAGCATGTCCAAGCTTAACGATCATCTTGACGAATGTTTAATATCTGCCTCAGGTAGCGATCGAAATCACAGTACTCCAAAATCGtcgaaaaatagaaataacaatcTGGATGACTTGTCTCAAGctagtaaaataaatatagaatCTAGTCCTATTGTTATAGACGACTCAAGTGGTTCAGACATCCTTCTGAGCCCGCCAATTGTTGATGGCAAACGAAAGTGTCTCGTTTGCGACGATTTTATTGATCCAGGTGTGACGTTGAGCGATCATCTGGAAGCATGCATTGGATCTGCCTTCACAGATGATTCCATTCctgaatttgaagaaaacgacgccgaaaatacaaatgGTGACCAACCGAAAGAACAAAGTTTTCCATGCCCCATTTGTATGAAGTTCATTAAGGAAAATAATATGAACCAACATTTGGATACCTGCCTTAGCAAAGACTTATTGAAAAACTATgctgaataa
- the LOC107223495 gene encoding protein Hook homolog 3, giving the protein MNNQQLGSLIKWLDTFELQAAHSTPEDISDGVAMAEALAQIAPEWFTAVWRSKIKTEVSSNWRLKVSNLKKIIEAVTEYYVECLNQQLSGYVKPDATKIGEHCDHNELRRLLQLILGCAVNCNQKQQYITRIMGMEEVVQQVIMQSIQELEGCMQGPRLSLGASLNFESLDFGDGTQQRLLVELQAAIDSRDQLAQRCHELDQQLSLLQEEKAGLIAETKKLQERLDEFENPEDSGSSLKYSGLRKQLESLKDEMFKMESSRDDYRLKVELLEKEVLDLHSKQEDLQKAADKANHLKDEVDALRETADKVTKYELTIESYKKKMEDLSDLRRQVKILEDKNMEYVQANMEYEEEAKRASMLRNHLELCKKQLAEVNRKLDEESNKSDKLQFESKKMEAKLNAVQRERDRLIIERDALKENNEELKCTQLQAAENSAKPSDVDAVENTEMIPPEVKEKLLRLQHENKMLKLTQKGTEDKVPSVQALLDDSAEILNTLRGQNRKANQRIIELENQLEEVKESQVGGESKGDSAGLQKKINQLMEEVRRLQIECERLNVQQEEREATIQSQKQKIFTLQESLTRKECENAALDDRHKKYVEKAKNVLKSLELKPIASSSSELLMLRNQVMEKQKIIEEMEKSYKENKLLKEMEEKLMVTAFHRLGFACHKEAVDQHLAALGAGQGQSFLARQRQPSARKAFHPSYNSK; this is encoded by the coding sequence ATGAATAATCAACAGCTAGGGAGCTTGATAAAATGGTTGGACACATTCGAGTTGCAAGCAGCTCATTCGACCCCGGAGGATATCAGTGACGGAGTAGCTATGGCTGAGGCCTTGGCCCAGATAGCACCTGAATGGTTTACCGCTGTTTGGCGCTCCAAGATAAAGACAGAAGTGAGTTCAAACTGGCGTCTAAAAGTTAGcaatttaaagaaaatcattGAGGCTGTTACCGAATACTATGTAGAATGCCTGAACCAGCAGTTATCCGGCTACGTCAAGCCAGATGCAACCAAAATCGGCGAACACTGTGACCATAACGAGCTCCGCAGGTTGTTACAGCTGATTTTGGGATGCGCCGTTAACTGCAATCAGAAACAACAGTATATAACTAGAATAATGGGTATGGAGGAGGTTGTACAGCAAGTTATCATGCAGAGTATTCAAGAACTCGAAGGTTGCATGCAAGGTCCGAGGCTCAGCCTGGGGGCTAGTCTTAATTTTGAGTCGTTAGATTTTGGGGATGGCACTCAACAGAGACTTTTGGTCGAGTTACAAGCTGCTATAGATTCTAGGGACCAGTTGGCCCAGCGTTGCCACGAGTTGGACCAACAGTTGTCTCTTCTGCAAGAAGAGAAAGCTGGTCTGATCGCTGAGACTAAAAAACTACAGGAGCGGCTAGACGAGTTTGAAAATCCTGAGGATTCTGGGTCCAGTTTGAAATACTCTGGGCTTAGGAAACAACTGGAGAGTCTAAAGGATGAGATGTTCAAAATGGAGTCATCCAGAGACGATTATAGACTCAAGGTTGAACTTCTGGAGAAAGAAGTTTTGGATCTTCATTCGAAACAGGAAGATTTACAAAAAGCTGCTGACAAGGCTAATCACCTCAAAGACGAGGTTGATGCACTCAGAGAAACTGCCGACAAAGTTACCAAGTATGAGTTGACGATTGaatcttataaaaaaaaaatggaagatcTGAGCGATTTGCGAAGACAGGTCAAGATTCTTGAAGACAAAAATATGGAGTATGTTCAGGCTAATATGGAATACGAAGAAGAGGCGAAACGGGCTTCCATGTTAAGAAATCATTTAGAATTGTGCAAGAAGCAGCTGGCCGAAGTAAATCGTAAGCTTGACGAGGAAAGTAACAAATCGGACAAACTTCAATTTGAGTCTAAAAAAATGGAGGCAAAATTGAACGCTGttcaaagagagagagacagattGATTATCGAGAGGGATGCCTTGAAAGAGAACAACGAGGAATTGAAATGCACTCAGCTACAGGCTGCTGAAAATTCTGCTAAACCGTCAGACGTCGATGCAGTTGAGAATACGGAAATGATACCTCCAgaagtgaaagaaaagttgTTACGCCTTCagcatgaaaataaaatgctcAAACTCACTCAGAAGGGAACCGAGGATAAAGTTCCCTCTGTTCAAGCTCTGCTCGATGATTCTGCAGAGATATTAAACACTTTGAGAGGTCAGAATCGGAAGGCCAACCAACGTATAATTGagcttgaaaatcaacttgaAGAAGTTAAAGAAAGTCAAGTGGGTGGTGAGAGCAAAGGCGACAGTGCCGGgttgcagaaaaaaatcaatcagcTGATGGAGGAAGTTCGGAGGCTGCAAATCGAATGCGAAAGACTGAATGTACAGCAAGAGGAACGTGAGGCTACGATCCAATCTCAGAAACAGAAAATCTTCACGCTGCAGGAAAGTCTCACTAGAAAAGAATGCGAAAATGCAGCATTAGATGACCGCCACAAAAAGTATGtcgaaaaagcaaaaaatgtTCTCAAAAGTCTGGAACTGAAGCCGATTGCTTCTTCTAGCTCAGAGTTACTGATGCTTCGCAATCAAGTAATGGAgaagcaaaaaattattgaagaaatGGAGAAATCCTACAAAGAGAATAAACTTCTCAaggaaatggaagaaaaattgatggtCACTGCTTTTCACCGACTGGGTTTTGCCTGTCATAAAGAAGCAGTTGACCAGCATTTAGCTGCGCTTGGCGCTGGTCAAGGACAATCATTTTTAGCTAGACAACGACAGCCTTCTGCACGCAAAGCATTCCATCCGTCATATAACTCTAAGTAA
- the LOC107223496 gene encoding dehydrodolichyl diphosphate synthase complex subunit DHDDS isoform X2, with product MSTWIRENTLNWIQLMAVKVLKTGSVPKHVAFIMDGNRRYANKNGVKKVEGHTKGFDKLAETLQWCLELGIPEVTVYAFSIENFKRSEEEVNGLMELARQKFQNLLDEREKLMEHGVCIRAIGNLSLIPKDVQKLIAEAMIITKNNNRAYLNVAFSYTSRDEITNAVKDVVGGVVRGNIMTEDINEELISECLYTNHSPEPDLVIRTSGEVRFSDFLLWQTTCSCIYFTEVLWPEFTVWDLLAAVFYYQRCYTDLEAVKYTRRSAFLNNNNSNNRVNNFVTELQRDRESMLEKMSLGLAQT from the exons atGTCTACTTGGATCAGAGAGAACACTTTAAATTGGATCCAGCTAATGGCCGTGAAAGTACTAAAGACCGGCTCGGTTCCTAAACACGTTGCATTTATAATGGACGGTAACAGACGTTACGCTAACAAAAATGGGGTGAAAAAAGTGGAAGGCCATACAAAGGG ATTCGATAAATTAGCAGAGACTCTTCAATGGTGTCTTGAACTAGGAATTCCAGAAGTTACCGTATATGCTTTCAGTATAGAGAATTTTAAAAGGAGCGAAGAGGAGGTAAATGGTCTGATGGAACTTGCCAgacaaaagtttcaaaatctACTCGATGAGAG AGAGAAGCTAATGGAGCACGGGGTCTGCATAAGAGCCATTGGAAACTTATCACTGATTCCTAAGGATGTACAAAAACTGATCGCAGAAGCTATGATCATCacaaaaaataacaatcgTGCATATCTTAATGTTGCTTTTTCGTACACAT CAAGGGATGAAATAACAAATGCAGTCAAAGACGTTGTTGGAGGAGTTGTGAGGGGTAATATTATGACGGAAGATATCAACGAGGAATTAATTTCTGAATGCTTGTACACCAATCATTCGCCTGAGCCTGATCTAGTTATTCGAACGTCTGGCGAAGTTCGATTCAGTGACTTCTTGTTATGGCAG acAACCTGCAGCTGTATTTACTTCACTGAAGTTTTGTGGCCAGAATTCACTGTATGGGATTTACTAGCTGCGGTGTTTTACTACCAACGGTGTTACACGGACTTAGAAGCAGTGAAATACACAAGACGATCGGCCtttcttaataataataacagtaacaatAGGGTGAACAATTTCGTTACTGAATTACAGAGAGATAGGGAAAGTATGCTGGAAAAAATGTCTCTAGGCTTAGCACAAACGTAA
- the LOC107223496 gene encoding dehydrodolichyl diphosphate synthase complex subunit DHDDS isoform X1, producing the protein MSTWIRENTLNWIQLMAVKVLKTGSVPKHVAFIMDGNRRYANKNGVKKVEGHTKGVSKFCFRFDKLAETLQWCLELGIPEVTVYAFSIENFKRSEEEVNGLMELARQKFQNLLDEREKLMEHGVCIRAIGNLSLIPKDVQKLIAEAMIITKNNNRAYLNVAFSYTSRDEITNAVKDVVGGVVRGNIMTEDINEELISECLYTNHSPEPDLVIRTSGEVRFSDFLLWQTTCSCIYFTEVLWPEFTVWDLLAAVFYYQRCYTDLEAVKYTRRSAFLNNNNSNNRVNNFVTELQRDRESMLEKMSLGLAQT; encoded by the exons atGTCTACTTGGATCAGAGAGAACACTTTAAATTGGATCCAGCTAATGGCCGTGAAAGTACTAAAGACCGGCTCGGTTCCTAAACACGTTGCATTTATAATGGACGGTAACAGACGTTACGCTAACAAAAATGGGGTGAAAAAAGTGGAAGGCCATACAAAGGG cgtttcaaaattctgttttAGATTCGATAAATTAGCAGAGACTCTTCAATGGTGTCTTGAACTAGGAATTCCAGAAGTTACCGTATATGCTTTCAGTATAGAGAATTTTAAAAGGAGCGAAGAGGAGGTAAATGGTCTGATGGAACTTGCCAgacaaaagtttcaaaatctACTCGATGAGAG AGAGAAGCTAATGGAGCACGGGGTCTGCATAAGAGCCATTGGAAACTTATCACTGATTCCTAAGGATGTACAAAAACTGATCGCAGAAGCTATGATCATCacaaaaaataacaatcgTGCATATCTTAATGTTGCTTTTTCGTACACAT CAAGGGATGAAATAACAAATGCAGTCAAAGACGTTGTTGGAGGAGTTGTGAGGGGTAATATTATGACGGAAGATATCAACGAGGAATTAATTTCTGAATGCTTGTACACCAATCATTCGCCTGAGCCTGATCTAGTTATTCGAACGTCTGGCGAAGTTCGATTCAGTGACTTCTTGTTATGGCAG acAACCTGCAGCTGTATTTACTTCACTGAAGTTTTGTGGCCAGAATTCACTGTATGGGATTTACTAGCTGCGGTGTTTTACTACCAACGGTGTTACACGGACTTAGAAGCAGTGAAATACACAAGACGATCGGCCtttcttaataataataacagtaacaatAGGGTGAACAATTTCGTTACTGAATTACAGAGAGATAGGGAAAGTATGCTGGAAAAAATGTCTCTAGGCTTAGCACAAACGTAA